A stretch of Geomonas oryzisoli DNA encodes these proteins:
- a CDS encoding sigma-54-dependent transcriptional regulator gives MSINNILVADDEESMRWVLSKALKKKGFNVELAKDGNEALKLIKENVYDLALLDIKMPGVTGLELLDRVKEERADLMVVIMTAEASMKNAVEAMKRGAYDYLTKPFDLGVIDAVVEKVSRAREMTSQVSLLKEELADRYQLEKTIIGNSPAMREVYKTIGKVAPSDVTVLVQGESGTGKELIARAIHYNSKRLGKPFIPLNCAAIPKELLESELFGFEKGAFTGATERKLGKFEQANGGTIFLDEIGDMPIDLQAKILRVLQEREITRTGGNQSIPVDVRVVAATNQDLEESVRNKQFREDLYYRLNVIPIQLVPLRDRKEDIPLLVQYFLGKICAELEVPQKRTSADAVKLLSNYNWPGNIRELENTIKRAVILSPDPLLVASDFPGLRNRQGEGKGEELSLEGIVDLKLRGCFSNMEKMESGDVHAMVLEQVERPLIRFVLEKTRGNQVRAADILGINRNTLRKKITELGIELRKE, from the coding sequence ATGTCTATCAACAACATTCTCGTGGCGGATGACGAAGAGAGCATGCGCTGGGTCCTTTCCAAGGCCCTCAAGAAGAAAGGTTTCAACGTCGAGCTGGCCAAGGACGGCAACGAGGCGCTCAAGCTCATCAAGGAAAACGTCTACGACCTGGCGCTTTTGGACATCAAGATGCCGGGCGTCACGGGACTGGAGCTGCTGGATCGGGTCAAGGAGGAACGCGCTGACCTGATGGTGGTGATCATGACCGCCGAGGCGAGCATGAAGAACGCCGTCGAGGCGATGAAGCGCGGCGCCTACGACTACCTGACCAAGCCCTTCGACTTGGGCGTGATCGACGCGGTCGTGGAGAAGGTGAGCCGGGCGCGCGAGATGACCTCACAGGTTTCGCTCCTGAAGGAAGAGCTCGCGGACCGTTACCAGCTCGAGAAGACCATCATCGGCAACTCCCCCGCCATGCGCGAGGTCTACAAGACCATCGGCAAGGTGGCCCCTTCCGACGTCACCGTCCTGGTGCAGGGGGAGTCGGGTACCGGCAAGGAGCTGATCGCCCGCGCCATCCACTACAACTCCAAGCGCCTTGGCAAGCCCTTCATCCCGCTCAACTGCGCCGCCATCCCCAAGGAGCTGCTGGAAAGCGAGCTGTTCGGCTTCGAGAAGGGCGCCTTCACCGGCGCCACCGAGCGGAAGCTGGGCAAGTTCGAGCAGGCCAACGGCGGCACCATCTTCCTGGACGAGATCGGCGACATGCCCATCGACCTGCAGGCCAAGATCCTCAGGGTGCTGCAGGAGCGCGAGATCACCAGGACCGGCGGCAACCAGAGCATCCCGGTCGACGTCAGGGTGGTGGCCGCCACCAACCAGGATCTCGAGGAGAGCGTGCGCAACAAGCAGTTCCGCGAGGACCTCTACTACCGCCTCAACGTGATCCCGATCCAGCTGGTGCCGCTGCGCGACCGCAAGGAGGACATCCCGCTCCTGGTGCAGTACTTCCTGGGCAAGATCTGCGCGGAGCTCGAGGTGCCGCAAAAGCGCACCTCGGCCGATGCCGTGAAGCTCCTCTCCAACTACAACTGGCCCGGCAACATCCGCGAACTGGAGAACACCATCAAGAGAGCCGTGATCCTGTCGCCCGACCCGCTCCTGGTTGCCTCCGATTTCCCCGGCCTCAGGAACCGGCAGGGGGAAGGTAAGGGGGAGGAATTGTCGCTGGAGGGGATCGTCGATCTCAAGCTGCGCGGCTGCTTCTCCAACATGGAGAAGATGGAGAGCGGCGACGTGCATGCCATGGTGCTGGAGCAGGTCGAGCGTCCGCTGATCCGCTTCGTTTTGGAGAAGACCCGTGGCAACCAGGTGCGTGCCGCGGACATCCTGGGCATCAACCGCAACACCCTCAGAAAGAAGATCACCGAACTGGGCATCGAACTGCGCAAGGAGTAA
- a CDS encoding hydrolase: protein MTLLERFFLEKESAQLVVVDVQDKLCRAMDEKVLGKLTNNISILLDAAAELGIPALATEQYVKGLGETVPSLKEKLCTPSLEKMTFSCCGGEGFLETLEKNGRRQVILTGMETHVCVLQTALELLSRGYVVHLVVDAVMSRKKHNWEIALQTMTQAGAVMTSTESVLFQLLRVAGTEEFKKLSKLVR from the coding sequence ATGACCCTGCTGGAAAGATTTTTCCTGGAAAAAGAGAGTGCTCAACTGGTGGTGGTCGACGTGCAGGACAAGCTTTGCCGCGCCATGGATGAGAAGGTGCTGGGGAAGCTGACCAACAACATCTCCATTCTGCTCGATGCGGCGGCCGAGTTGGGGATCCCGGCGCTTGCCACCGAGCAGTACGTGAAGGGGCTCGGTGAAACGGTCCCCTCCTTGAAGGAGAAGCTTTGCACGCCGAGCCTGGAGAAGATGACCTTCAGCTGCTGTGGCGGAGAAGGTTTCCTGGAGACGCTGGAGAAAAACGGCAGGCGTCAGGTCATCCTGACCGGGATGGAGACCCACGTCTGTGTGCTGCAGACCGCGCTGGAGCTTCTATCCCGCGGCTACGTGGTGCACCTGGTGGTCGACGCGGTGATGAGCCGCAAGAAGCACAACTGGGAGATCGCGCTGCAGACCATGACCCAGGCCGGTGCGGTCATGACCTCGACCGAATCGGTGCTGTTCCAGTTGCTGCGCGTCGCCGGCACCGAGGAGTTCAAGAAGCTTTCTAAGCTCGTGAGGTAG
- a CDS encoding response regulator, with protein sequence MAHKVLLVDDVSMFLELEKDFLSLSAVDIFTARNGEEALQICREQHPDLVIMDLHMPVMDGAECCRTIKKDPRLSTAVILTASEGKEADRRLCLAAGCDDIVFKPLDRVIFLEASRKLLPAVDRRDRRGSCRFNVKFRAFGLTLSGFSVNLSQNGLYLAADVDLDKGTEMELLFALPEPAGAIIQTKGRIAWLNTSKARVKNTLPVGLGIQFVGISDEDRERIDRYVSTLSPTSRA encoded by the coding sequence GTGGCACACAAGGTCCTGCTGGTCGATGACGTGAGTATGTTCCTGGAACTGGAAAAGGATTTTCTCTCCCTCTCCGCGGTGGATATCTTTACCGCCCGCAACGGTGAGGAGGCCCTGCAGATCTGCCGGGAACAACATCCGGACCTCGTGATCATGGACCTGCATATGCCGGTCATGGACGGCGCCGAATGCTGCCGCACCATAAAAAAAGACCCCCGACTCTCCACAGCGGTGATTCTCACCGCTTCTGAAGGGAAGGAGGCCGATCGCCGCCTCTGCCTGGCGGCGGGCTGCGACGATATCGTCTTCAAACCTCTCGATCGTGTTATCTTCCTGGAGGCGTCCCGCAAACTCCTTCCTGCGGTGGACCGGCGCGACCGGAGGGGAAGTTGCCGCTTCAACGTGAAGTTCCGCGCCTTCGGCCTCACCCTCTCGGGCTTCAGCGTCAATTTGAGCCAAAACGGCCTCTACCTCGCCGCCGATGTCGATCTCGACAAGGGAACCGAGATGGAGCTGCTCTTCGCGCTCCCCGAGCCGGCAGGCGCCATCATCCAGACCAAGGGGCGCATCGCCTGGCTCAACACCAGCAAGGCCCGGGTGAAGAACACGCTCCCCGTCGGATTGGGCATCCAATTCGTCGGGATCTCGGATGAAGACCGGGAGCGCATCGACCGCTACGTCAGCACCCTCTCCCCTACCTCACGAGCTTAG
- a CDS encoding enoyl ACP reductase FabMG family protein, whose amino-acid sequence MSRYHAMKEVPATAGYKEGDVLFLCGELFGRGYANGIVDEARAKGMTIIGATVGRRDADGTLRPLNEEELATAEAGLGGKIINIPLEAGFDMEPGKDGIAPVDRFKGVKPDDWASVKLDPAEVEYSKQRGTERFCKNLAAVVAELEKVIPAGSKLLVVHTMAGGIPRARVFMPILNKLFKGQGDRFLSSEAFWNSDMGKLCDASFNEVTADTFRYLIDATAGLREKHDTHYAAYGYHGTGVLIDGVITWQSYTPYLQGWAKIRLEDIAIEAWEKGIKATVYNCPEILTNSSALFLGVENSLYPLMGALRAEGVQSVVNECQALLREGTTVDDLLKIANTYLTSELITSTRDFDSWPQHNKPEQQEYMLNTSAELISMNADQKEIVCAVLSRAVFQGVGSLMFNSSWNPQAPVFWLNHDVIAKTLAKG is encoded by the coding sequence ATGAGCAGATACCATGCAATGAAGGAAGTGCCGGCTACCGCCGGTTATAAGGAAGGGGACGTACTGTTTCTGTGCGGCGAGTTGTTCGGCCGCGGCTACGCCAACGGCATCGTGGACGAGGCCAGGGCCAAGGGGATGACCATCATCGGTGCCACCGTCGGCAGGCGCGATGCGGACGGCACGCTGCGCCCGCTCAACGAGGAAGAGCTCGCCACCGCCGAGGCAGGGCTGGGCGGCAAGATCATCAACATCCCGCTGGAGGCCGGTTTCGACATGGAGCCCGGCAAGGACGGCATCGCTCCGGTGGACCGTTTCAAAGGCGTGAAGCCGGATGACTGGGCTTCAGTCAAGCTGGACCCGGCGGAGGTCGAGTACTCCAAACAGCGCGGCACCGAGCGTTTCTGCAAGAACCTTGCGGCCGTGGTGGCCGAACTGGAGAAGGTGATCCCCGCCGGCAGCAAGCTGCTCGTGGTCCACACCATGGCCGGCGGCATCCCGCGCGCCCGCGTCTTCATGCCGATCCTGAACAAGCTGTTCAAGGGGCAGGGCGACCGCTTCCTCTCCTCGGAGGCCTTCTGGAACTCCGACATGGGCAAGCTGTGCGACGCGAGCTTCAACGAAGTCACCGCGGACACCTTCCGCTACCTGATCGACGCCACCGCGGGCCTCAGGGAGAAGCACGACACCCATTACGCGGCCTACGGTTACCACGGCACCGGCGTGCTGATCGACGGCGTCATCACCTGGCAGTCCTACACCCCGTACCTGCAGGGGTGGGCCAAGATCCGCCTGGAAGACATCGCCATCGAGGCATGGGAGAAGGGAATCAAGGCGACCGTGTACAACTGCCCCGAGATCCTCACCAACTCGAGCGCACTCTTCCTCGGCGTAGAGAACTCCCTCTATCCGCTGATGGGCGCCCTGCGCGCCGAGGGCGTGCAGTCGGTGGTCAACGAGTGCCAGGCGCTGCTGCGCGAGGGGACCACGGTCGACGATCTGCTGAAGATCGCCAACACCTACCTCACCTCCGAGCTCATCACCAGCACCCGGGACTTCGACAGCTGGCCGCAGCACAACAAGCCGGAGCAGCAGGAGTACATGCTGAATACCTCGGCGGAGCTGATCAGCATGAACGCGGACCAGAAGGAGATCGTCTGCGCCGTGCTCTCCCGCGCCGTGTTCCAGGGGGTGGGCAGCCTCATGTTCAACAGCTCGTGGAACCCGCAGGCGCCGGTGTTCTGGCTGAACCATGATGTGATCGCGAAGACGCTGGCGAAAGGGTAA
- the dnaB gene encoding replicative DNA helicase, which yields MNQADMRKLPPQSIEAEMSILGGILVDNEAINRVLEVLSPEEMYRESHRKIMRAMIELNERGEPCDLITMTTILRKKGELEEVGGGAYLATLVDFVPMAANISYYCKIVKEKYITRKLISAATDIVSNGFEDKVEVEELLDSAQKVIFEISENKLRPSYYKVSDILKDTIKNIELLYEKKELVTGVPTGYTDLDKLTAGFHAGDLVIIAGRPAMGKTTFALNVAQYAAVDSDKKFPAAIFSLEMPKEQLVERLLCSASRVDLTRLRSGHLQENDWPKLIKGAGLLHNSKIFIDDTPSITVMELRSKARRLKAEHDIGIIVIDYLQLMRGGANSESRQQEISEISRSLKALAKELGIPVIALSQLNRSLEQRTDKRPMMSDLRESGAIEQDADIIMFVYRGEVYDKENEDLKGKAEVIIGKHRSGPIGTVDLAFRGEFTRFENLSNREEY from the coding sequence ATGAACCAAGCGGACATGAGAAAACTGCCGCCGCAGAGCATCGAAGCGGAGATGTCGATCCTGGGTGGGATCCTGGTCGACAACGAGGCGATCAACCGCGTGCTCGAGGTCCTTTCGCCGGAAGAGATGTACCGGGAGAGCCACAGAAAGATCATGCGCGCCATGATCGAACTGAACGAGCGCGGCGAGCCCTGCGACCTGATCACCATGACCACCATCCTGCGCAAGAAGGGTGAGCTGGAAGAGGTGGGAGGCGGCGCCTACCTGGCCACGCTGGTGGACTTCGTCCCGATGGCGGCGAACATCTCCTACTACTGCAAGATCGTGAAGGAGAAGTACATCACCAGGAAGCTCATCTCCGCCGCCACCGACATCGTCAGCAACGGTTTCGAGGACAAGGTCGAGGTCGAGGAACTGCTCGATTCCGCGCAGAAGGTGATCTTCGAGATCTCGGAGAACAAGCTCCGCCCGTCCTACTACAAGGTCAGCGACATCCTCAAGGACACCATCAAGAACATCGAGCTCCTGTACGAGAAGAAGGAGCTGGTGACCGGCGTCCCCACCGGCTATACCGACCTCGACAAGCTGACCGCGGGCTTTCACGCCGGCGACCTGGTCATCATCGCGGGACGTCCGGCGATGGGTAAGACCACCTTCGCGCTCAACGTCGCCCAGTACGCGGCGGTCGACTCGGACAAGAAGTTCCCGGCTGCCATCTTCTCGCTGGAGATGCCCAAGGAGCAGTTGGTGGAGAGGCTTCTCTGCTCCGCCTCGCGGGTCGACCTCACCCGGCTGCGCTCGGGGCACCTGCAGGAAAACGACTGGCCCAAGCTGATCAAGGGTGCGGGGCTTTTGCACAACTCCAAGATCTTCATCGACGACACCCCCTCGATCACGGTGATGGAACTGCGCTCCAAGGCGAGGCGCCTCAAGGCCGAACACGACATCGGCATCATCGTCATCGACTACCTCCAGCTCATGCGCGGCGGCGCCAATAGCGAATCGCGCCAGCAGGAGATCTCGGAGATCTCGCGCTCGCTCAAAGCGCTGGCCAAGGAGCTGGGTATCCCGGTGATCGCCCTGTCGCAGCTGAACCGAAGCCTGGAGCAGAGAACCGACAAGCGCCCGATGATGAGCGACTTGCGCGAATCCGGTGCAATCGAGCAGGACGCCGACATCATCATGTTCGTCTACCGCGGCGAGGTGTACGACAAGGAGAACGAGGACCTCAAGGGGAAGGCGGAGGTCATCATCGGCAAGCACAGAAGCGGTCCCATCGGCACGGTCGACCTCGCCTTCAGAGGCGAGTTCACCCGCTTCGAGAACCTGAGCAACAGGGAAGAATATTAA
- the recO gene encoding DNA repair protein RecO: MKNAEAEGIVLRLTDFGEADRIVTLFTLEQGKLQGVARGAKRSKKRFAGALEPFAHLKVQLHLGTGLPTLSGADILGIFPGIRADLAKIGCAAYACELVERLTPEEEPSPRLFRLLYCYLERLNDAPASPSDRRFFAVNLLKILGYQPELQVRGVSEETASLLARAMQTGRFGAVVFPDVLLREADLLLNPAIDLHLDRELKSLAFLKECGV, translated from the coding sequence ATGAAAAACGCGGAGGCTGAAGGGATAGTGCTGCGCCTCACCGACTTCGGGGAGGCGGACCGCATCGTGACCCTGTTCACGCTGGAACAGGGGAAGCTGCAGGGGGTGGCGCGCGGCGCCAAGAGGAGCAAGAAACGCTTCGCCGGCGCCCTGGAGCCCTTCGCACACCTCAAGGTCCAGTTGCACCTGGGAACCGGGCTACCCACCCTCTCGGGGGCCGACATCCTCGGCATCTTCCCCGGCATCCGCGCCGACTTAGCCAAGATCGGCTGCGCCGCCTACGCCTGCGAACTGGTGGAGCGGCTCACCCCCGAGGAAGAACCGAGCCCGCGCCTGTTCCGCCTTTTGTACTGCTACCTGGAACGCCTCAACGACGCCCCCGCCTCCCCCTCCGATCGACGCTTCTTCGCGGTGAACCTCCTGAAGATACTGGGCTACCAACCCGAGCTGCAGGTGCGCGGCGTCTCCGAGGAAACGGCGTCGCTGCTCGCCCGCGCCATGCAGACCGGCCGCTTCGGCGCCGTGGTCTTTCCGGACGTGCTGCTGCGCGAGGCGGACCTCCTTTTGAACCCCGCCATCGACCTCCACCTGGACCGGGAACTGAAGTCGCTGGCCTTCCTGAAGGAGTGCGGCGTGTAG
- a CDS encoding dihydrofolate reductase gives MIISIIAAMSDNRVIGAHGKLPWSIPADLARFRSLTMGHAVLMGRKTFESIGHPLDGRKNIVLSKSMGRTDGIIIARTLQEGIAAAEGDEELFICGGEAVFREALPLCQRIYLTVVHGEYQGDVHFPQPPCSFMELHREESLEGSPPTTYLVMEKVDQIQPGSDVFELRAKGVEALNRQLYFLARCCFGQAQALEQSPETASDLAFSQAKSGGDCSEALKLAEQALRDDPDNLRIRLNLGRIEVLAGEKGKGLETLRKGVQMGGGQEFYTELAKCGTRGTPPIKSLPRSHPLNRYLGLLMHRLNIRG, from the coding sequence ATGATCATCTCCATCATAGCTGCCATGTCTGACAACAGGGTTATAGGAGCGCACGGGAAGCTTCCCTGGAGCATTCCCGCCGACCTGGCTCGCTTCCGAAGCCTCACCATGGGGCATGCGGTGCTGATGGGGAGAAAGACCTTCGAGTCGATCGGCCACCCGCTGGACGGGCGCAAGAACATCGTGCTCAGCAAGAGCATGGGGAGGACCGACGGGATCATCATCGCCCGCACCCTGCAGGAAGGGATCGCGGCCGCCGAGGGAGACGAGGAACTGTTCATCTGCGGCGGTGAGGCGGTGTTCCGCGAGGCGCTCCCCTTGTGCCAGAGGATCTACCTCACCGTGGTGCACGGCGAGTACCAGGGCGACGTGCACTTCCCCCAGCCCCCCTGCTCCTTCATGGAGCTGCACCGGGAGGAATCCCTGGAAGGAAGTCCGCCGACGACCTATCTGGTGATGGAAAAGGTGGATCAGATCCAGCCGGGCAGCGACGTCTTCGAACTGCGGGCAAAGGGGGTAGAGGCGCTGAACCGTCAGCTCTACTTCCTGGCCCGCTGCTGCTTCGGCCAGGCCCAGGCCCTGGAGCAGTCCCCGGAAACCGCGTCCGACCTCGCCTTCAGCCAGGCCAAAAGCGGCGGGGACTGCAGTGAGGCGCTGAAGCTTGCCGAACAGGCGTTGCGGGACGACCCGGACAACCTGCGCATCCGACTGAATCTGGGCCGAATCGAGGTGCTGGCCGGCGAAAAGGGTAAAGGACTCGAGACCTTGCGCAAAGGGGTGCAGATGGGCGGAGGTCAGGAATTCTACACCGAACTGGCCAAGTGCGGCACCAGGGGAACCCCGCCCATCAAGTCCCTGCCGAGAAGCCACCCGCTGAACCGGTACCTGGGGCTTTTGATGCACAGGTTGAACATACGCGGGTAA